In one window of Cellulophaga sp. HaHa_2_95 DNA:
- a CDS encoding NADP-dependent glyceraldehyde-3-phosphate dehydrogenase yields MKTTIPEEFQIKEIIEQKKYLVDGELKTWGGNSTQVFSTISSTEDYKPTLLGSIPDMGEPEAMDALNAATKAYGRGQGVWPTMHVKDRIDCMEAFVKKMETKREEIVKLLMWEIGKSLPDSQKEFDRTVEYIYDTIEDYKELDRNAAKFQKHDGVYAHIKRGPLGVVLCLGPYNYPLNETFALLIPAIIMGNTAIFKPAKHGVLLITPLLEAFQSCFPKGVINILFGRGRAVAAPIMQTGKVDVLALIGNSKSANALQNQHPKSNRLRLVLGLEAKNPAIVLPDADLDLTIDECIAGTLSFNGQRCTALKVVYVHEDIAEEFNKRFSKRVDELKFGNPWDDCAKLTPLPEPEKPAYIQGLIDDALVKGAKILNKKGGEHADNYIWPAVLYPVTKDMNVYQDEQFGPVIPIVPFKNIEEPLDDMAESNYGQQVSLFGKDVYALAPLIDTLVNLVCRVNLNSSCQRGPDVYPFTGRKDSAQATLSVHDALRSFSIRTFVAFKDNDLNTEIIEQLLDAKLSNFVSTDYIL; encoded by the coding sequence ATGAAAACTACAATTCCTGAGGAATTTCAGATTAAAGAAATAATAGAGCAAAAGAAATATTTAGTAGATGGTGAGTTAAAAACGTGGGGCGGAAATAGTACACAAGTATTTTCTACCATATCGTCTACAGAAGATTATAAGCCTACCTTATTAGGTTCTATCCCAGATATGGGAGAGCCAGAAGCTATGGATGCTTTAAATGCAGCTACAAAGGCCTATGGTAGAGGTCAAGGGGTCTGGCCAACCATGCATGTGAAAGATCGTATTGATTGCATGGAAGCTTTCGTTAAGAAAATGGAAACGAAGCGCGAGGAAATCGTAAAATTATTAATGTGGGAGATTGGAAAGTCATTACCAGATTCTCAAAAAGAATTCGATAGAACCGTAGAATATATTTATGATACTATTGAGGATTATAAAGAATTAGACCGTAACGCAGCTAAATTTCAAAAACATGATGGGGTTTATGCGCACATTAAAAGAGGGCCTTTAGGCGTAGTTCTTTGTTTAGGACCTTATAATTACCCTCTAAATGAAACCTTTGCCTTACTGATTCCTGCTATTATCATGGGGAATACGGCTATTTTTAAACCGGCTAAGCATGGTGTTTTATTAATTACCCCTTTATTAGAAGCTTTTCAATCTTGTTTTCCAAAAGGTGTTATCAATATTCTTTTTGGTAGAGGTAGAGCGGTAGCAGCGCCTATTATGCAAACAGGTAAAGTAGATGTTTTAGCACTCATAGGAAATAGTAAATCGGCAAATGCTTTGCAGAATCAGCATCCAAAAAGTAATCGATTACGTTTGGTACTTGGTTTAGAAGCGAAAAATCCGGCGATTGTACTTCCAGATGCCGATTTAGATTTGACGATAGATGAATGTATCGCTGGTACATTATCCTTCAACGGCCAGCGTTGTACAGCTTTGAAAGTAGTCTATGTTCATGAAGATATTGCGGAAGAATTTAACAAGCGATTTTCAAAGCGTGTCGATGAGCTAAAATTTGGTAATCCTTGGGATGATTGCGCAAAATTAACTCCGTTACCTGAGCCAGAAAAACCTGCTTATATTCAAGGGTTAATTGATGACGCACTCGTTAAAGGAGCAAAAATTTTAAATAAAAAAGGAGGCGAACATGCAGATAACTATATTTGGCCTGCGGTGCTATATCCGGTGACTAAAGACATGAATGTCTACCAAGATGAGCAATTCGGCCCCGTTATTCCTATCGTACCTTTTAAAAACATAGAGGAACCTTTAGATGATATGGCAGAGTCTAATTACGGGCAACAAGTTAGTTTGTTTGGTAAAGATGTATATGCGCTTGCCCCGTTAATAGATACGTTAGTAAATTTAGTATGCCGTGTAAACTTAAATAGCTCTTGTCAACGTGGACCAGATGTGTATCCGTTTACAGGAAGAAAAGATTCTGCACAGGCTACGTTAAGTGTTCATGATGCACTACGTTCTTTTTCTATTAGAACTTTCGTTGCTTTTAAAGATAATGATTTGAATACAG
- the ilvA gene encoding threonine ammonia-lyase IlvA — translation MKYFPKIEDIYTAATTIKQVVPDNTPLQESIRYSKEYNATILLKREDLHRVRSYKIRGAFNKIFSLNADERKKGVVCASAGNHAQGVAFACNNLKIKGTIYMPSVTPQQKIEQTQLFGGDWVTVVLHGDTFDDAYKESLKYCQANDKVFVHPFDDPKTIEGQGTVGLEIIHQTTAPIDYVFVAIGGGGLASGLCGVFHQLSPNTKIIGVEPGGAASMKTSIENGINTELEHIDKFVDGAAVQKVGDLTFEICKKYLNKVITVPEGKVCQTILDLYNRDAIVVEPAGALTLAALDFYKEEINGKNVVCIVSGSNNDITRTAEIKERALLYRNLKHYFIVRFPQRPGALKEFVVDILGPTDDITHFEYSKKSSKENAPAVVGIELKNATDLQPLIARMKDNNFFGDYLNDKPDLFQYLV, via the coding sequence ATGAAATATTTCCCAAAAATAGAAGACATATATACAGCCGCTACGACCATCAAACAAGTGGTACCCGATAATACACCTTTACAAGAAAGTATCCGGTATTCTAAAGAATATAATGCAACAATTCTCTTAAAACGAGAAGACTTACACCGCGTACGATCATATAAAATTAGAGGAGCATTTAATAAGATTTTCAGTTTAAATGCAGACGAACGAAAAAAAGGAGTGGTTTGTGCTAGCGCAGGGAATCATGCGCAAGGTGTTGCCTTTGCTTGTAACAACCTTAAGATAAAGGGCACAATATACATGCCTTCAGTTACTCCGCAGCAAAAGATAGAACAAACTCAGCTTTTTGGAGGCGATTGGGTTACGGTTGTTTTACATGGAGATACTTTTGATGACGCCTATAAAGAATCCCTAAAATACTGCCAAGCAAATGATAAAGTTTTTGTTCATCCTTTTGATGATCCCAAGACCATAGAAGGGCAAGGAACGGTAGGCTTAGAAATCATTCATCAAACAACGGCGCCTATAGATTATGTATTTGTTGCTATTGGAGGTGGCGGATTAGCTTCTGGATTATGTGGTGTATTTCACCAATTGTCTCCCAATACTAAAATTATCGGTGTAGAGCCAGGAGGTGCGGCTTCTATGAAAACGTCTATTGAAAACGGCATCAATACTGAATTAGAGCATATTGATAAATTTGTAGATGGCGCTGCAGTACAGAAAGTGGGCGATTTAACCTTTGAAATCTGTAAAAAGTACTTGAACAAGGTGATAACTGTACCGGAAGGTAAAGTTTGTCAAACCATATTAGACTTATATAATCGTGATGCCATTGTTGTAGAGCCCGCAGGAGCATTAACCTTAGCAGCATTAGATTTTTATAAAGAAGAGATCAATGGTAAAAATGTGGTTTGCATTGTTAGTGGTAGTAATAATGATATTACTAGAACAGCAGAAATAAAAGAACGTGCGTTATTATATCGGAATTTAAAACATTATTTTATTGTACGTTTTCCGCAACGTCCTGGAGCCTTAAAAGAATTTGTGGTAGATATTTTAGGTCCTACAGATGATATTACACATTTTGAATATTCTAAAAAATCGAGCAAAGAGAACGCCCCTGCTGTGGTAGGAATTGAACTTAAAAACGCGACAGATTTACAGCCTTTGATAGCACGAATGAAAGATAATAATTTCTTTGGTGATTATTTAAATGATAAACCAGATCTATTTCAATACTTGGTATAA